The Microbacterium sp. LWH7-1.2 genome window below encodes:
- a CDS encoding DUF1731 domain-containing protein — protein sequence MTGAHQVAVVAGASGFVGGAVVRAFSQDGYDVRTIGRSGADATWDDGRTIRSLVDGAAVLVNLAGKSVNCRYTDANRDEILRSRVETTKTLREAVTDAATPPRVWLNASTATIYRYAMDRAQTEIGGELGEGFSVDVARNWEDEFFAGDLPETRRVALRMAIVVGDGPATRTLLRLARLGLGGTQYDGWWWAHRRYRGIGAHPTGIGRPSWHRSGGRQRFSWIHLDDVVGAVRFVRDRPEIAGPVNLAAPEASDNRTLMATLRRVVGQPIGLPAYRFMLEPAMAVLRTEPELVLKSRWVAPGMLLSAGYEFAHRDLGSALRTVAR from the coding sequence GTGACGGGTGCACACCAGGTCGCGGTCGTCGCCGGTGCGTCCGGCTTCGTCGGTGGCGCGGTGGTGCGCGCCTTCTCCCAGGACGGGTACGACGTGCGCACCATCGGCCGCTCGGGCGCCGACGCGACGTGGGACGACGGGCGCACCATCCGTTCCCTGGTCGACGGCGCCGCCGTTCTCGTGAACCTCGCCGGCAAGTCGGTGAACTGCCGGTACACCGATGCGAACCGCGACGAGATCCTCCGATCGCGGGTCGAGACGACGAAGACCCTGCGCGAGGCGGTGACGGATGCTGCGACCCCGCCTCGCGTGTGGCTCAACGCGAGCACCGCAACCATCTACCGCTACGCGATGGACCGTGCCCAGACTGAGATCGGCGGCGAACTCGGCGAAGGCTTCTCCGTCGATGTGGCGCGGAACTGGGAGGACGAGTTCTTCGCGGGCGACCTGCCGGAGACGCGCCGGGTCGCACTGCGGATGGCGATCGTCGTCGGCGACGGCCCCGCGACGCGCACGCTGCTGCGCCTCGCACGACTGGGTCTCGGCGGCACGCAGTACGACGGGTGGTGGTGGGCGCACCGCCGGTACCGGGGGATCGGTGCGCACCCCACCGGGATCGGGCGGCCGTCTTGGCACCGGTCGGGCGGGCGGCAGCGATTCAGCTGGATCCACCTCGACGACGTCGTTGGCGCGGTGCGTTTCGTCCGCGACCGGCCTGAGATCGCGGGGCCGGTGAACCTCGCCGCTCCGGAGGCGAGCGACAACCGCACGCTGATGGCGACGCTGCGACGCGTCGTCGGGCAGCCGATCGGTCTTCCGGCCTACCGCTTCATGCTCGAGCCGGCGATGGCGGTGCTGCGGACCGAGCCGGAGCTCGTGCTCAAGAGCCGGTGGGTGGCGCCGGGCATGTTGTTGTCGGCCGGCTACGAGTTCGCGCACCGCGACCTGGGATCCGCGCTGCGCACCGTCGCACGCTGA
- a CDS encoding ATP-dependent DNA ligase encodes MLLNELVTATGEVAATSSRLAKVSVLASLLRELDADEIGPAIGFLTATPRQGRLGVGWRSLMGLEVAHAGEPTLTVLDVDASLSRLAAADGAGSVLARRSELDALAGAATADEWDFLARVMIGELRTGALEGVLLDAIAKGSEREAPVVRRAAMLSGDLGATARIALTGTSEELSAVGLEVGRGVLPMLAATAGSTREALETLGAAASVEYKLDGARIQVHRDGDDVRVFTRSLADITHRVPELVEAVRALPAERVILDGETLSLDEDGGPRPFQDTMSRFGSMGDDAAATVLRPWFFDILHLDGRDLIDEPLSTRLELLDRAVGDARMPGVVTDDPGEAEEFSRQALAAGHEGVMVKALDAPYAAGRRGKSWLKVKPVLTYDLVVLAVEWGSGRRTGQLSNLHLGARDPEGAFGAPGGFVMVGKTFKGLTDATLRWQTEHFPTIETHRSAYAVHVRPETVVEIAIDGVQRSSRYPGGVALRFARVKGYRPDKRPDEADTIASLRALLRS; translated from the coding sequence GTGCTGCTGAACGAGCTGGTGACCGCGACGGGCGAGGTCGCGGCGACGTCGTCCCGACTGGCCAAGGTGTCCGTGCTCGCGTCTCTGCTGCGCGAGCTCGACGCCGACGAGATCGGTCCCGCCATCGGGTTCCTCACGGCCACCCCGCGGCAGGGGCGACTCGGGGTCGGCTGGCGGAGTCTCATGGGCCTCGAGGTTGCGCACGCCGGCGAACCGACGCTGACCGTGCTCGACGTCGACGCATCGCTCAGCCGTCTGGCCGCGGCCGACGGCGCGGGCTCGGTGCTCGCCCGACGCTCCGAGCTCGACGCGCTCGCGGGCGCCGCCACCGCCGATGAGTGGGATTTCCTCGCGCGGGTCATGATCGGCGAACTGCGCACGGGCGCGCTCGAGGGCGTGCTCCTCGACGCCATCGCGAAGGGCTCGGAGCGCGAGGCTCCGGTCGTGCGGCGGGCCGCGATGCTCTCGGGCGACCTGGGTGCGACGGCGCGCATCGCGCTCACCGGCACCTCCGAGGAGCTCTCCGCGGTCGGGCTCGAAGTCGGGCGTGGCGTGCTGCCGATGCTGGCCGCGACGGCGGGTTCGACGAGGGAGGCGCTCGAGACGCTCGGCGCCGCAGCATCCGTCGAGTACAAGCTCGATGGTGCGCGCATCCAGGTGCATCGCGACGGCGACGACGTGCGTGTCTTCACGCGCAGCCTCGCCGACATCACGCACCGCGTGCCGGAGCTGGTCGAGGCGGTACGGGCGCTTCCGGCCGAACGGGTGATCCTCGACGGCGAGACGCTGTCGCTCGATGAGGACGGCGGCCCGCGGCCGTTCCAGGACACCATGTCGCGGTTCGGGTCGATGGGCGACGACGCCGCGGCCACGGTGCTGCGGCCGTGGTTCTTCGACATCCTGCATCTGGACGGCCGCGACCTGATCGACGAGCCGCTTTCCACCCGCCTCGAGCTGCTCGACCGGGCCGTGGGCGATGCTCGTATGCCCGGCGTCGTCACCGACGACCCCGGGGAGGCCGAGGAGTTCTCGCGCCAGGCGCTCGCGGCGGGCCACGAGGGAGTGATGGTGAAAGCGCTCGACGCGCCCTACGCCGCCGGTCGACGCGGCAAGAGCTGGCTCAAGGTCAAGCCCGTTCTCACCTACGATCTCGTCGTGCTCGCCGTGGAGTGGGGATCGGGCCGTCGCACCGGGCAGCTCTCGAACCTTCACCTGGGTGCCCGAGACCCCGAGGGCGCCTTCGGCGCGCCGGGCGGCTTCGTGATGGTGGGCAAGACGTTCAAGGGCCTCACCGACGCGACGCTGCGGTGGCAGACCGAGCACTTCCCGACCATCGAGACGCACCGCTCTGCGTACGCCGTGCACGTGCGCCCCGAGACGGTCGTCGAGATCGCGATCGACGGCGTGCAGCGCTCGTCGCGTTACCCGGGCGGCGTCGCCCTGCGCTTCGCACGGGTGAAGGGCTACCGCCCCGATAAGCGCCCCGACGAAGCAGACACGATCGCGTCGCTGCGCGCCCTGCTCAGGAGTTGA
- a CDS encoding PxKF domain-containing protein, with the protein MLRSSAFRALAAAGVALLLVAGGASAAVADQIIVDGDGVVPIAGPDGQAANIGAACTDTSRTFTVLLAARGNGGDQNRFADGAVVTVSFTSAEQGMTASMPDTTLTVDGDWHVDTQNRIGTDTIAVPVTLPAKTAAGQGKVNFAYSGAKTGSTTQKVEGNASVTVNWTAGVTCVSVTDTIAPVLTLPADLTAEATSAAGAVVTFEATATDETAPAEPLVTCQPRSGTTFPLGTTTVSCTAKDAAGNEGTGTFDVVVEDTTAPVVEDLPDVVREATGPTTVVAWASPTVTEAVTSGLVAACSPESGTGFEVGVTTVTCSATDAAGNTGSSTFTVEITDTTPPVITWTAGPVNGGHYVFGEAIPQPSCTAVDLVDGDVDCLVDGFSTVVGTHELTATAADSRGNVSTTEPGAYTYTVDPWTTRGFFQPVDMGGVLNTVKAGSTVPLKFEVFAGATELTNVTAVKSFTVKAIACSSASTLTDDIELVSTGSTVLRYDTTAGQFIQNWQTPKSGAGNCYRVTMLAADNVTTITADFKLK; encoded by the coding sequence ATGTTGCGATCGAGTGCTTTTCGCGCGCTCGCCGCGGCCGGGGTCGCCCTCCTGCTCGTTGCAGGTGGGGCGTCAGCGGCCGTGGCGGACCAGATCATCGTCGACGGAGACGGCGTCGTGCCGATCGCGGGGCCAGACGGCCAAGCCGCGAACATCGGCGCCGCCTGTACCGACACCAGCAGGACGTTCACAGTCCTGCTGGCCGCCCGTGGCAACGGCGGCGACCAGAACCGGTTCGCAGACGGTGCCGTGGTCACGGTGTCGTTCACGTCGGCGGAGCAGGGAATGACGGCGTCGATGCCTGACACCACCCTGACCGTCGACGGCGACTGGCATGTGGATACTCAGAACAGAATCGGGACGGACACGATCGCGGTGCCGGTGACGCTGCCTGCCAAGACAGCCGCCGGGCAGGGCAAGGTCAACTTCGCCTACTCCGGCGCCAAGACCGGCAGCACGACGCAGAAGGTCGAGGGCAACGCTTCCGTGACGGTGAATTGGACGGCCGGCGTCACCTGCGTCAGCGTGACGGACACGATCGCGCCGGTTCTGACCCTTCCGGCAGATCTCACCGCCGAGGCCACCAGCGCAGCGGGGGCTGTCGTGACGTTCGAGGCGACGGCGACCGACGAGACCGCGCCCGCGGAACCGCTCGTGACCTGTCAGCCGCGGTCCGGCACGACGTTCCCGCTCGGCACGACCACCGTGTCGTGCACGGCGAAGGATGCTGCAGGGAATGAGGGCACCGGAACGTTCGACGTCGTCGTGGAGGATACGACGGCTCCGGTGGTCGAGGATCTGCCGGATGTCGTCCGCGAGGCGACCGGACCCACGACGGTTGTCGCGTGGGCGAGCCCGACGGTGACCGAGGCGGTCACCTCCGGGCTCGTCGCTGCCTGCAGCCCCGAGTCCGGCACCGGCTTCGAGGTCGGCGTGACGACCGTCACGTGCTCCGCGACCGATGCGGCGGGCAACACCGGTTCGTCGACGTTCACCGTCGAGATCACCGACACGACACCGCCCGTGATCACGTGGACCGCCGGACCGGTCAACGGCGGGCACTACGTGTTCGGCGAAGCGATCCCGCAGCCCAGCTGCACGGCGGTGGACCTGGTGGACGGCGACGTCGACTGCCTGGTCGACGGGTTCAGCACGGTGGTCGGCACCCACGAGCTGACGGCGACGGCGGCGGACAGTCGGGGCAACGTCTCCACCACCGAACCCGGCGCGTACACCTACACGGTCGACCCGTGGACGACGCGAGGGTTCTTCCAGCCGGTCGACATGGGCGGTGTGCTCAACACGGTGAAGGCGGGGTCGACGGTGCCGCTCAAGTTCGAGGTGTTCGCCGGGGCGACCGAGCTCACGAACGTCACTGCAGTCAAGAGCTTCACCGTGAAGGCCATCGCGTGCTCGAGCGCGTCGACGCTGACAGATGACATCGAGCTGGTGAGCACCGGCAGCACGGTGCTGCGGTACGACACCACAGCCGGTCAGTTCATCCAGAACTGGCAGACGCCGAAATCCGGTGCGGGCAACTGCTACCGGGTCACCATGCTGGCCGCTGACAACGTCACGACCATCACCGCGGACTTCAAGCTGAAGTAG
- a CDS encoding NAD-dependent deacylase has product MNRIVVLTGAGISAESGVPTFRGPDGLWEGHDIEDVATPEGFERDPDLVQAFYDARRRAVASVVPNAAHRALARLEGAMGDDLLVVTQNVDDLHERAGSRNLVHMHGELRRALCLACGSRPDWDADLVDRPACPECGERMLRPDVVWFGEMPYELDRIEQAVVACDVFVSIGTSGEVYPAAGYVALASAFGARTVELNLEPSDPAVPFDEARAGLASELVPAWVDEIVAARRAE; this is encoded by the coding sequence ATGAATCGCATCGTTGTGCTGACGGGGGCCGGCATCTCGGCAGAGAGCGGCGTGCCCACCTTCCGCGGCCCCGACGGTCTCTGGGAGGGGCACGACATCGAGGATGTCGCGACGCCGGAGGGCTTCGAGCGTGACCCCGACCTCGTCCAGGCGTTCTATGACGCGCGACGCCGGGCGGTGGCATCCGTGGTTCCGAATGCCGCGCATCGCGCGCTCGCCCGTCTCGAGGGCGCGATGGGAGACGACCTGCTCGTCGTCACGCAGAACGTCGACGACCTGCACGAGCGAGCCGGGAGCCGCAACCTCGTGCACATGCACGGCGAGCTGCGGCGCGCGCTCTGCCTCGCGTGCGGTTCCCGGCCCGACTGGGACGCCGACCTCGTCGACCGCCCCGCGTGCCCGGAGTGCGGAGAACGGATGCTGCGCCCCGACGTGGTCTGGTTCGGCGAGATGCCGTACGAGCTCGACCGCATCGAGCAGGCGGTCGTCGCGTGCGACGTGTTCGTCTCGATCGGCACGTCGGGGGAGGTGTACCCGGCGGCCGGGTACGTCGCGCTCGCGTCGGCCTTCGGGGCGCGCACGGTGGAGCTCAACCTCGAGCCCAGCGACCCGGCCGTGCCCTTCGACGAGGCGCGGGCCGGCCTCGCGAGCGAGCTCGTGCCGGCGTGGGTGGATGAGATCGTCGCCGCGCGGCGTGCGGAGTAG
- a CDS encoding ABC transporter permease yields the protein MSSNATRTEAAPDPIASDLIGSGMEGGVGDQLRAWWQRVRGGDMGALPALGGLIVLGALFSIMSPFFLTERNFANLLNQAATLVVLGMALVFVLLLGEIDLSAGVTGGVGMALFVVLNAQFGIPWPLALLIGFGFGFLTGALIGFFVARVGIPSFVVTLGLFLGFQGLALVIIGPGGLFRLEVPELIALQNGNLPVWGGWAMLVIMLAISGGTSFWDRARRTRAGVPNRALSMVWIKLAAIAVIGGAVVFVLNQNRGQSVVEVAGVPIVVPVVLTILWLGTFLLDRTKFGRYIYAIGGNAEAARRSGVKVRWIKWWAFVICSSLAVFSALLSVARVGSVDATVGRDIVLSGVAAAVVGGVSLFGGKGRLMHAAIGALVIATITNGLGLLNLPAGVNLLVTGGVLILAATVDALSRVRSGGVRM from the coding sequence ATGAGCAGCAATGCCACCCGGACCGAGGCCGCTCCCGATCCGATCGCGAGCGACCTGATCGGCAGCGGCATGGAGGGCGGCGTCGGCGACCAGCTCCGGGCGTGGTGGCAGCGGGTGCGAGGTGGTGACATGGGCGCGCTTCCCGCGCTCGGCGGCCTCATCGTGCTCGGCGCGCTGTTCTCGATCATGAGCCCGTTCTTCCTCACCGAGCGCAACTTCGCCAACCTGCTGAACCAGGCAGCGACGCTCGTCGTGCTCGGCATGGCGCTCGTGTTCGTGCTGCTCCTCGGCGAAATCGACCTGTCCGCCGGTGTCACCGGCGGTGTCGGCATGGCGCTGTTCGTCGTGCTGAATGCCCAGTTCGGCATCCCCTGGCCGCTCGCACTCCTGATCGGCTTCGGCTTCGGCTTCCTCACCGGGGCGCTCATCGGCTTCTTCGTGGCGAGGGTGGGCATCCCGTCGTTCGTCGTCACATTGGGGTTGTTCCTCGGGTTCCAGGGTCTCGCGCTCGTCATCATCGGCCCCGGCGGCCTGTTCCGCCTCGAGGTGCCCGAGCTCATCGCACTCCAGAACGGAAACCTGCCCGTGTGGGGCGGATGGGCGATGCTCGTGATCATGCTCGCGATCTCGGGGGGAACGTCGTTCTGGGACCGGGCACGCCGCACGCGTGCCGGTGTTCCGAACCGTGCGCTGTCGATGGTGTGGATCAAGCTCGCGGCGATCGCCGTGATCGGCGGCGCGGTGGTCTTCGTCCTCAACCAGAACCGCGGCCAGTCCGTGGTCGAGGTGGCCGGGGTTCCCATCGTCGTGCCGGTCGTACTGACGATCCTCTGGCTCGGCACGTTCCTGCTCGACCGCACCAAGTTCGGCCGCTACATCTACGCCATCGGCGGCAACGCCGAAGCCGCACGCCGTTCCGGCGTCAAGGTGCGGTGGATCAAGTGGTGGGCGTTCGTGATCTGCTCGAGCCTCGCGGTGTTCTCGGCGCTGCTGAGCGTCGCGCGCGTCGGCTCCGTCGACGCCACCGTCGGCCGCGACATCGTGCTGTCGGGCGTCGCGGCAGCCGTCGTCGGCGGGGTCAGCCTGTTCGGCGGCAAGGGTCGGCTGATGCACGCCGCGATCGGTGCGCTGGTGATCGCGACGATCACGAACGGTCTGGGCCTGCTCAACCTGCCCGCCGGCGTCAACCTGCTGGTGACCGGCGGCGTGCTGATCCTCGCCGCGACCGTGGACGCACTCTCGCGCGTGCGGTCGGGCGGGGTGCGCATGTAG
- a CDS encoding ATP-binding cassette domain-containing protein: MSDTITTPPATAAGAEPIIQLVGVKKSFGPVSVLKGVDLKVHPGKVTALVGDNGAGKSTLIKGLAGVQPYDEGEVLIDGVHRDLHTPRDAGHLGIEVVYQDLALCDNLDIVQNMFLGREELSSGTFDEGRMEKEASDTLRSLSVRTVKSVRQKVSSLSGGQRQTVAIARAVLKKARVVILDEPTAALGVAQTEQVLNLVKRLSEQGVAVILISHNLVDVFEVADDIAVLYLGQMVAQIPASSTTRDDVVGYITGTKAPAGVTILDTSTVRTEGGAE; encoded by the coding sequence ATGTCAGACACAATCACCACCCCACCGGCCACTGCGGCCGGCGCCGAGCCGATCATCCAGCTGGTCGGGGTCAAGAAGTCCTTCGGCCCCGTGAGCGTCCTGAAGGGCGTGGATCTCAAAGTCCACCCCGGCAAGGTCACCGCCCTCGTGGGCGACAACGGCGCCGGCAAGTCCACGCTCATCAAGGGTCTGGCCGGCGTGCAGCCCTACGACGAGGGCGAAGTCCTCATCGACGGCGTCCACCGCGACCTCCACACACCCCGCGACGCAGGGCACCTGGGCATCGAGGTCGTGTACCAGGACCTCGCCCTGTGCGACAACCTCGACATCGTCCAGAACATGTTCCTCGGCCGTGAAGAGCTCTCGTCCGGCACCTTCGACGAGGGGCGCATGGAGAAGGAGGCGTCCGACACGCTGCGCTCCCTCTCGGTGCGCACCGTGAAGTCCGTCCGCCAAAAGGTGTCGAGCCTGTCCGGCGGCCAGCGGCAGACCGTGGCCATCGCTCGCGCCGTCCTGAAGAAGGCCCGGGTGGTGATCCTCGACGAGCCCACGGCCGCCCTCGGCGTCGCTCAGACCGAGCAGGTGCTGAACCTGGTGAAGCGCCTGTCGGAGCAGGGCGTCGCCGTTATCCTCATCAGCCACAACCTGGTGGACGTCTTCGAGGTCGCCGACGACATCGCCGTCCTGTACCTCGGTCAGATGGTCGCCCAGATCCCGGCGTCCTCGACGACCCGCGACGACGTCGTGGGCTACATCACCGGAACCAAGGCACCCGCCGGTGTCACGATCCTCGATACGTCGACCGTTCGCACCGAAGGAGGCGCGGAATGA
- a CDS encoding substrate-binding domain-containing protein, whose translation MKKSSLLAVAALSGAAAVVLAGCAGGGNGNGNGGSTEGGGDATSRACVILPDAASSPRWENFDRKYLQEGLEAAGFEADIQNAQADVNKYSTIADQQLTQGCGVMLLVDYQGAAEAVATKAKAEGIPVIAYDRPFEGADYYVSFDNMEVGRLQGQTVLDGLETKGVAPADAIVVYMGGDPTDGNAAMFHDGAVEVMEAAGITPAAEPPGIWDQAKSQTNFEQALTGLGGKVDGVWVANDTNAAGVIKVLQDNNLTGVAVSGQDANVAGLQNVLLGWQTATVWKQVNLEAEAAIETAVALLNGETPEADAELEDGTPYIQVTPTLVGPEQVKDVVAAGDAAYDDVCTPDVMAACEQYGVTAE comes from the coding sequence ATGAAGAAGTCTTCACTCCTCGCCGTGGCGGCGCTCTCGGGCGCGGCCGCGGTGGTGCTGGCCGGCTGTGCCGGCGGCGGCAACGGCAACGGCAACGGAGGTTCGACCGAGGGCGGCGGCGACGCCACCAGCCGCGCCTGCGTGATCCTGCCGGATGCGGCGTCGTCGCCGCGCTGGGAGAACTTCGACCGCAAGTACCTCCAGGAGGGTCTGGAGGCCGCGGGTTTCGAGGCCGACATCCAGAACGCGCAAGCCGACGTCAACAAGTACTCGACGATCGCCGACCAGCAGCTCACACAGGGCTGCGGTGTCATGCTGCTCGTCGACTACCAAGGCGCTGCGGAGGCCGTCGCGACCAAGGCGAAGGCCGAAGGCATCCCCGTGATCGCCTACGACCGTCCCTTCGAGGGCGCCGACTACTATGTCTCCTTCGACAACATGGAGGTCGGACGCCTTCAGGGCCAGACGGTCCTCGACGGACTGGAGACCAAGGGCGTCGCTCCGGCGGACGCCATCGTCGTCTACATGGGCGGCGATCCGACCGACGGCAACGCGGCGATGTTCCACGACGGCGCCGTCGAGGTGATGGAGGCCGCGGGCATCACGCCTGCGGCCGAGCCCCCGGGGATCTGGGACCAGGCCAAGTCGCAGACCAACTTCGAGCAGGCCCTGACGGGCCTGGGCGGCAAGGTCGACGGCGTGTGGGTCGCGAACGACACCAACGCCGCGGGCGTCATCAAGGTCCTGCAGGACAACAACCTGACGGGGGTCGCTGTGTCGGGTCAGGACGCGAACGTCGCGGGCCTGCAGAACGTGCTGCTCGGCTGGCAGACAGCGACCGTCTGGAAGCAGGTCAACCTCGAGGCCGAGGCTGCCATCGAGACGGCCGTCGCCCTCTTGAACGGCGAGACCCCCGAGGCCGACGCCGAGCTCGAAGACGGCACGCCGTACATCCAGGTCACGCCGACGCTGGTCGGCCCCGAGCAGGTCAAGGACGTCGTCGCCGCCGGCGACGCCGCCTACGACGACGTCTGCACCCCTGACGTGATGGCCGCCTGCGAGCAGTATGGAGTCACCGCCGAGTAG
- a CDS encoding sugar ABC transporter permease, producing MSLHGEERLAETAPEERLLSGSGIRHALEAFVARVRGGDLGALPVVLGIVVIWTVFQLLNPVFLSSENLVNLTMQCAAIGTIALGVVLVLLVGEIDLSVGSVSGLAAAVLAVTFVQLQWNLVLALIAAIAIGCLVGLLYGYLFTRFGLPSFVITLAGLLGFLGLQLWVLGETGSIAIPFDSWLVQFAQQMFLPAWASYVVAVLAVAAFAWSLIRRSRRRAAANLVSQSYGEIAVRSAVLLVFLLVAAWYLNLYRGVGVMFLFFLALVVAMNFVLTRTRWGRAVYAVGGSVEAARRAGIRVDRIYLSVFAMCSTLAAVGGILAAARLASANQSSGTGDVNLNAIAAAVIGGTSLFGGRGSAFSALIGIVVIQSISSGLTLLNLDSSVQFMVTGVVLVLAVIVDSLSRRTRAATGRA from the coding sequence ATGAGCCTCCACGGCGAAGAGCGCCTCGCGGAGACCGCCCCGGAGGAGCGGCTCCTGAGCGGCAGCGGCATCCGTCACGCCCTCGAGGCGTTCGTGGCGCGCGTGCGCGGCGGCGATCTCGGGGCGCTCCCCGTCGTGCTCGGGATCGTGGTGATCTGGACGGTCTTCCAGCTGCTGAACCCGGTGTTCCTGTCGAGCGAGAACCTCGTCAACCTCACGATGCAGTGCGCGGCGATCGGCACGATCGCCCTCGGCGTGGTGCTCGTGCTGCTCGTCGGCGAGATCGACCTCTCGGTCGGCTCGGTGTCGGGCCTCGCCGCAGCGGTGCTTGCTGTGACCTTCGTGCAGCTGCAGTGGAACCTCGTGCTCGCGCTGATCGCGGCCATCGCGATCGGGTGCCTCGTGGGGCTGCTCTACGGCTATCTGTTCACGCGGTTCGGTCTTCCGAGCTTCGTCATCACGCTCGCCGGTCTGCTCGGCTTCCTGGGCCTGCAGCTGTGGGTGCTCGGCGAGACGGGATCGATCGCGATCCCGTTCGATTCGTGGCTCGTGCAGTTCGCGCAGCAGATGTTCCTTCCGGCGTGGGCGTCGTATGTCGTGGCCGTCCTCGCCGTCGCCGCCTTCGCCTGGTCGCTCATACGGCGTTCACGACGGCGCGCGGCTGCCAACCTCGTGAGTCAGAGCTACGGCGAGATCGCGGTGCGCAGCGCCGTACTGCTCGTGTTCCTGCTCGTCGCGGCGTGGTACCTCAACCTGTACCGCGGCGTCGGCGTGATGTTCCTGTTCTTCCTCGCGCTCGTGGTCGCGATGAACTTCGTCCTCACCCGCACCCGGTGGGGGCGCGCGGTCTACGCGGTCGGCGGATCGGTCGAGGCCGCGAGACGCGCGGGGATCCGCGTCGACCGGATCTACCTGTCCGTCTTCGCGATGTGCTCCACCCTCGCCGCCGTGGGCGGCATCCTCGCCGCCGCGCGGCTCGCCTCAGCCAATCAGAGCTCGGGCACCGGCGACGTGAACCTCAACGCGATCGCGGCCGCCGTCATCGGCGGCACCAGCCTGTTCGGCGGACGCGGATCCGCGTTCTCGGCACTCATCGGCATCGTCGTGATCCAGTCGATCTCGTCGGGCCTGACGCTTCTGAACCTCGACTCCTCGGTCCAGTTCATGGTGACCGGCGTCGTGCTCGTGCTCGCGGTGATCGTCGACTCCCTCTCGCGCCGTACCCGCGCGGCGACCGGTCGCGCCTGA
- a CDS encoding ATP-binding cassette domain-containing protein: MSMTHPRAGRPRERVLTMRGIGKRFGAVKALTDVDFWVNEGEVVALVGDNGAGKSTLVKVLAGVHPPDSGSIEFDGEPVGIDSPADAQDLGIETIFQDLALCDNLDVVANLWLGRELRDGATLDEVDMEQRTWTLLRELSAKIPSVRVPVASLSGGQRQTVAIARSLIGEPRVVILDEPTAALGVAQTAEVLNLIERLRERGHGVILISHNMADVMAVADRVVVLRLGRNNGVYNVADVTSETLIAAITGAVDQSTLRRASERTDAAPPPSPAGPPDEPELDKHTAGGTVIRMPRAGSRRTSRPHGDGTR; the protein is encoded by the coding sequence ATGTCGATGACGCACCCGCGGGCGGGACGCCCGCGCGAACGCGTGCTGACGATGCGCGGCATCGGCAAGCGCTTCGGCGCCGTCAAGGCGCTGACCGACGTCGACTTCTGGGTCAACGAGGGCGAGGTCGTCGCCCTCGTCGGCGACAACGGCGCCGGCAAGTCGACGCTCGTCAAGGTGCTCGCCGGGGTCCATCCGCCCGACAGCGGCTCCATCGAGTTCGACGGCGAGCCGGTGGGCATCGACTCCCCCGCCGACGCCCAGGACCTCGGGATCGAGACGATCTTCCAGGACCTCGCACTGTGCGACAACCTCGACGTCGTGGCGAACCTGTGGCTCGGCCGCGAACTGCGCGACGGCGCGACGCTCGACGAGGTCGACATGGAGCAGCGCACCTGGACCCTGCTGCGCGAGCTGTCGGCGAAGATCCCGTCGGTGCGCGTCCCGGTCGCGTCGCTCTCGGGCGGCCAGCGCCAGACCGTCGCGATCGCGCGATCGCTCATCGGCGAGCCCCGCGTCGTGATCCTCGACGAGCCGACCGCCGCGCTGGGCGTGGCACAGACCGCGGAGGTGCTGAATCTCATCGAGCGGCTGCGCGAACGCGGGCACGGCGTGATCCTCATCAGCCACAACATGGCCGACGTCATGGCGGTCGCCGACCGCGTGGTCGTCCTGCGCCTCGGCCGCAACAACGGTGTCTACAACGTCGCCGACGTCACGAGCGAGACGCTCATCGCGGCCATCACCGGAGCGGTCGACCAGTCCACTCTGCGACGGGCGTCCGAGCGGACGGATGCTGCACCCCCGCCGTCACCGGCCGGCCCGCCGGACGAACCCGAGCTCGACAAGCACACCGCCGGGGGCACGGTCATCCGCATGCCCCGCGCCGGGTCCCGCCGCACCTCCCGTCCCCACGGGGACGGGACCCGATGA